The Candoia aspera isolate rCanAsp1 chromosome 6, rCanAsp1.hap2, whole genome shotgun sequence genome has a segment encoding these proteins:
- the NKX1-2 gene encoding NK1 transcription factor-related protein 2: protein MPDCPDSGAKGPPLHSKISFSILDILDPQKFNRKSHSAAGRRENAPPAGGDRGKSLGRVEPESERRRSELEAAQDVNSSGESGAAILQASEEEEPGQQRNPLTTGGRSASLHSLSFPPSSSSDLDEPSSPRLSKRRRAEPNCAKPRRARTAFTYEQLVALENKFRATRYLSVCERLNLALSLSLTETQVKIWFQNRRTKWKKQNPGIDGLVQPGNNHAVTPVAGGSSPSPPGPSSLAYQTFPSYASANLLFPAAASLPIVAGAGAFPSFLRPAYLSPFYNPHL, encoded by the exons ATGCCGGACTGTCCGGACAGCGGGGCCAAAGGGCCCCCCCTCCATTCGAAAATCTCCTTCTCCATCCTCGACATCTTGGATCCGCAGAAATTCAACAGGAAAAGCCATTCGGCGGCTGGGAGACGGGAGAACGCGCCGCCGGCGGGGGGAGACCGAGGGAAAAGTTTGGGAAGAGTTGAACCGGAATCCGAGCGCCGGAGGAGCGAGCTGGAGGCAGCGCAGG ATGTAAACAGCAGTGGAGAAAGTGGTGCAGCCATCCTGCAAGCATCAGAAGAAGAGGAGCCAGGCCAGCAGAGAAACCCCCTCACAACGGGGGGGAGATCTGCTTCTCTCCACTCCCTcagcttccctccctcctcctcttctgatcTAGATGAACCCAGCTCCCCAAGATTGTCCAAACGGCGCCGAGCAGAACCCAACTGTGCCAAGCCTCGGCGGGCCAGGACAGCCTTTACCTATGAGCAACTTGTGGCTCTGGAGAACAAGTTCAGGGCAACCCGATACCTGTCGGTGTGTGAGCGCCTCAATTTAGCTCTGTCGCTCAGCCTGACTGAGACACAGGTCAAAATCTGGTTTCAGAACCGAAGGACAAAGTGGAAGAAACAAAACCCTGGGATTGATGGCCTGGTGCAACCAGGAAACAACCATGCTGTGACCCCAGTGGCAGGGGGCAGCAGTCCTAGCCCGCCAGGGCCCAGCTCCTTGGCCTACCAGACTTTCCCATCTTATGCATCAGCCAATCTTCTCTTTCCAGCAGCAGCCTCCCTTCCCATCGTGGCAGGAGCGGGggccttcccttccttccttcgcccTGCGTATCTCTCTCCATTTTATAACCCTCACCTCTAA